The sequence below is a genomic window from Actinokineospora baliensis.
GACATCGGCGAGTGCCTGCGGTTGCACGGTGACCGCGCGACCGGGTCGGTGGTGCAGATGTCGCCGGAGGGCGGGCACCACCCGTGGAAGGCGTGCGTGGTCGAGGACGGCCGCCTCCGGCCCGCGCGCGACTGGGCGGATCTTGAGGCACCGCGCCAAACCCTGCCGCGGGCGCTGCGGCCGACCGGTGGCGTCTACGTGGTCGGGCTGCACGACCTCAGGGCGCACCGCCGGTTCTTCGTGCCCGAGGTGGTGGCGCAGGTGGTCCCGGCGGCGCGGGCGGTCGACATCGACAGCCCGGCCGACCTGGCCCGCGCCCAGCGGTGACGGCACCGCGGCGGATTACAGGTACTGCCCGGTCCCGCCCGGCCGCAGCGCCGACCCCTCGTCGACCTTGGTGCCCGGCGGCAATCCGCGCCGCATCTGCTCCAGCTGCACCCGCGCGGCCATCTGCTGGGCGAACAGCGCGGTCTGGATGCCGTGGAACAGCCCTTCCAGCCAGCCGACCAGCTGCGCCTGCGCGATCCGCAGTTCGGCGTCCGAGGGGGTGTTCTCCTCGGCGAAGGGCAGCGACAGCCGCTCCAGTTCTTCGCGCAGCTCCGGCGCCAGGCCGTCCTCGAGCTCGGCGATCGAGCGCTTGTGGATCTCCCGCAACCGGTTGCGGCTGGCCTCGTCCAGCGGTGCCGCCCGGACCTCCTCGAGCAGCTGCTTGATCATCGTGCCGATCCGCATCACCTTGGCCGGTTGCTCGACCAGGTCGCCGACCGACTCGGCGTCGGGGTTGTCCGGGATCTTCGCGCTGCCGAGCGGGGAACCGTCGGGGCCGACCACGACCACGTGGTGCGCCTCGTCCGAGCCGGGGGAGGGTTGAGTCACGCGGTCGAGGGTAGTGCCCCACGCGGCACGGGGCTGGCGGGCTCTCGTACGGTGTGGTCATGGCCTTCGACGTCGCTCGTGTTCGCGGGCTGTTCCCGGCGTTGGGCGACGGCTGGGTGCACCTCGACGCCCCGGCGGGCATGCAGGTGCCCGAGCAGGTGGCGACGGCCGTGTCGACGGCGCTGCGGGCACCGGTCTCCGGTCCGGGTGGGGTGTTCCCGGCGTCGCAGCGGGCCGAGGCGATCGTCGACGCCGCCCGCCGCGCGGTGGCGGACCTGGTCAACTGCGACCCGTCGGGTGTGGTGCTTGGCCCCAACACCGCTGTGCTGCTGGCCAGGTTGGCCGAGGCGCTCGGCGACGGCTGGTTGATCGGCGACGAGGTCGTGCTCTCCCGGTTGGACCACCAGGCCAACACCGCGCCGTGGCTGCGGGTCGCGCAGCGCGCTGGCGCGACCGTGCGCTGGGCCGAGATCGACATCGAGACCTGCGAGCTGCCCGCCTGGCAGTACGAGAACCTGGTGTCGCACCGCACCAAGGTCGTCGCCGTCACCTCGGCCTCCGGCGCCGTCGGCACCCGGCCGGACCTCGGCAAGATCACCGAGTGCGCCCGCGCCCAGGACGCGGTGGTCGTGGTGGACGCCTCCGCGTCCGCGCCGTTCGTGCCGATCGACATCCAGGCGCTGGGGGTCGACGTGGTGGCCGTGTCCGCGAGCGCCTGGGGCGGCCCGGCCGTCGCCGCGCTCGCCTTCGCCGACCCCGCGATGCTCGACCGCCTCCCGGCCAGCTCGCTGGACCCGCGCGCGGCGGGCCCGGAGCGGCTGGAGCTGGGCCAGCACGCCTATCCGCTGCTGGCGGGTCTGGTCGCCTCCGTGGACTACCTCGCCGAACTCGACGACGCCGCCTCCGGCACCCGCCGCGAGCGGCTGGCCACCTCGCTCAGCTCGGCCAAGTCCTACCAAGCCGGACTGCTGTCCCGGTTGATCGGCGACCTGCGCGGGCTGCGGCACGTGATGGTCATCGGTGACGCGATGCGCCGCATCCCCGCGTTGGCGTTCACCGTCACCGACGTCAAGGCCCAGGACGCGGTGGTGCACCTGGCCGAGCGCGGCATCTGCGCCTTCGCCGACGACACCCCCAGTGGCGTGTTTGCGACCCTGGGTGTCGGCGAGGTCGGCGGTGCGGTGCGCGTGGGTCTCGCGCACTACACCAATGCCGTTGAGGTGGACCAGCTCGTCGAGGCGCTGGCCGAGCTCAGGGGTTAGCCAGCACCACCTTCCCGAAGACGCCGCCCTCGTCGAGCATCTCGTGCGCCCGCGCGGCTTCGGTGATCGGCAAGACGGTGTGCGTCACCGCGCGGACCCGGCCGTCGCCCAGCATCGGCCACACGTTCGCCACGACCTCGGCGACGATCGCCGCCTTCTCCGCCACCGGCCGCGACCGCAGGCTGGTCGCGGCGATGGTCGCGTTCTTGCGCAGCAGCGCGGACACGTCCAGTTCGGCGGTCGTGCCGCCCTGCATCCCGATCACCACGAGCCGTCCGCCGCGGTTGAGCGCGGCCACGTTGCGCCGCAGGTACTTCGCGCCCATGTTGTCCAGGATGACGTCCGCGCCCACTTCGCGCTCGAACTCACTCTCGCGGTAGTTCAGCGTGGTGTCGGCGCCCAGTTCGGCGCAGCGGTTGAGCCGTTCGGCTGAACCGGCGGTCACCGCGACGGTCGCGCCGAGCGCCTTGCCGACCTGGATCGCGTGCGTACCAATCCCTCCCGCGCCGCCGTGCACCAGCAGCGTTTCCCCCGCGACGAGCCGACCGGTCTGGACCACGTTCGACCACACCGTGCACGCCACCTCCGGCAACCCGGCCGCGTCCACGAGGTCCACTCCGGACGGAACGGGGAGCAGTTGCCCAGCGGGCACAACCACCTGCTCGGCGTAACCGCCTCCCACCAGCAGCGCACACACCTGGTCACCCACATGCCACTCAGTGACACCCTCGCCCAGTTCGGCGACGACGCCGGAGCACTCGAGCCCGGGGATGTCGGTGGTGCCCGCCGGGGGCGAGTACAAGCCCTTGCGCTGCAACAGGTCCGCCCGGTTGACCGCGCTGGCCGCCACCCGCAGCAGCACTTCACCTGGCCCCGGGCGCGGATCCGGCGCGCTCGTCCACCGCAGTACCTCTGGCCCACCGGGTTCGCTGATCGTGATCGCGTGCATACGACAACGGTATCGCCGCCGTCCTACGGTCACAGTCCAACATGAACTCTTGACCGGCGGCGATTTGCGAGTAAGAGTCACGCTCGCCGGATTGCGAGGGTCGGGTCGGGGTCCCGTCATGAGCCGGCACTTTTCACCCCCACGAAGGGAAGTTGCCCATGTCGTCCCCCAGGACATCGGTCCGCGCGGGTGCGCTCCTGCTCGCCGCGTGCGCCGGGCTCGCGTTCTCGGCGGTGCCCGCATCCGCTCAGCAACTGCCGGACGGTCCCGCACTGGCGAAGAACCTGGCCAAGAAGGTCACCGCCAGCGGCATCAACCGGCACCTGATCGCCCTGCAGCGCATCGCCGACAAGAACGGCGGCAACCGCGCCGCGGGTACGAAGGGCTACGACCAGAGCCTCGACTACGTCGCCGGGCTGCTGCGTGGCGCTGGCTTCGAGGTCAGCACCCCGGAGTTCACCTACCCGGTGCAGATCACCGACGCGGCGTTCGCCAACGTCGGCGGCACCAAGGTCGATGCGTTCCCGATGCAGCTCTCGCCGCTGACCCCGGTCGGCGGTGTCTCCGGCGCGCTGGTGACCATCCCGCAGGACGCCACCCCCGGCTGCGAGGCCGCTGACTTCGCGGGCATCGACGTCACCGGCAAGGTCGCCCTGGTCCGCCGCGGCGGCTGCACCTTCAACCAGAAGCAGGCCAACGCCGCCGCCGCCGGCGCGGTCGCGATCCTGGTCGCCAACAACGTCGACGGCCCGCTGCAGGGCGTGACCGTCGGTGAGGGCGCGAAGATCCCGACCGGTGGCATCAGCAAGGCCGACGGCGACACCCTCTTCGGCAAGGGCGGCGCGGCCACCACGGTCGACATGCGCTTCCACACCGAGGAGAAGCCCTCCCGCAACCTGATCGCCGAGACCAAGACCGGCCGCAAGAACAACGTGGTCATGGTCGGCTCGCACCTCGACGGCGTCGACGAGGGCCCCGGCATCAACGACAACGGCTCGGGCAGCGCCGCGCTGCTGGAGACCGCGCTGCAGCTGGGCGCCTCGCCCAAGGTCAGCAACGCCGTGCGGTTCGCCTGGTGGGGCGCTGAGGAGCTGGGCCTGGTCGGGTCGACCAAGTACGTCCAGTCGCTGTCGTTCGAGCAGCAGCTCGACATCGCGCTGTACCTGAACTTCGACATGATCGCCTCGCCGAACGCGGGCTACTTCGTCTACGACGGCGACAACTCCGACGCCGTCGGCGCTGGTGAGGGCCCGTACGGCTCCGCGCAGATCGAGGCCGCCCTGGCGGGCTTCCTCAACGAGACCGGTACCCCCACCGAGGGCACCGACTTCGACGGCCGCTCCGACTACGGTGAGTTCATCGCCAACGGCATCCCCGCCGGTGGCATCTTCACCGGCGCCGAGGGCCTCAAGACCGCCGCGCAGGCCGAGAAGTGGGGCGGCACCGCGGGTGTCGCGTTCGACAAGTGCTACCACTCCAAGTGCGACAACCTGGGCAACCTGGACCGCGTCGCGCTCGACCGCAACGCCGACGCCATCGCCTGGGTGACCGCGTCCTACGCGATCAGCACCGAGGACATCAACGGCGTCCCGCCGAAGAACAACGTCCAGAAGGCCGCCAAGGCCGCCGCCCGCAAGGCCCTGATCTCGGGTCAGGCGAAGAAGGGCAAGGCCGCGAAGGTCTCGCACGCCGCGGTTCGGTAGAAATCGTTATCCGCCGTCATTACGGCATTGGGAGTAAGGGAAGGCCCCGTGGCGACCACGCCACGGGGCCTTTCCGCAGGAGTTGGCCCGTTGCGGGTCCCGAGCACGCGAAGTTGGCAATGAACGGCTCTTGACCTGCGCGCTTCGCCGGGCGAGGGTGGGCCCCACGCCGGAACACGGACCGCTTCGGGGAGGTCACGGTTCGCGGTCGCACCTACCCGTGAACGAGGGGACCTGCATGCCCAAGAGTCAGACGCTACGGGTCGGAGCCGCCATCCTCGCGGCCACCGGCGCGTTGGCGTTCACCACGATCCCGTCCTCAGCGGCGCCCGTCGCGGCCGCCGAGATCCCCGACGGCCCCGCGCTGGCCAAGAACCTGGTCAAGAAGGTGACCGGCGCGGGCGTCAACCGGCACCTCATCGCGCTGCAGCGCATCGCCGACAAGAACGGCGGCACCCGCGCGGCCGGCACGCCCGGTCACGCGCAGTCGGCCGAGTACGTCGAGTCGCAGCTGCTCGCGGCGGGCTTCGACGTCAGCAGGCACTCGTTCCCGTTCACCTTCGTCCAGACGCTGGCCGAGAAGCTGTCGGTGGCCGGTCGGAGCGTGCCGATCTCGATCATGACCTACAGCCTGTCCACCCCGGTCGGCGGCATCACCGCGCCGCTGGCGGTGGTCCCGGTCGACGCGACCCCCGGCTGCGAGGCCGCTGACTACGCCACCCTGAACGTGACCGGCAAGATCGCGCTGGTCCAGCGCGGCGCCTGCTCGTTCGCCGACAAGCAGCGCCTCGCCGCCGAAGCGGGCGCGGTCGCCGCCATCGTCTACAACAACGTCGACGGCGCCCTCGCTGGCACGCTCAGCGACCCGGCCAACGCCAAGATCCCCACCGGTGGCCTCAGCAAGGCCGACGGCGAGGCCCTGGCCGCCGCGTCCAACGGTGCCGCGACGACCGTGGAGCTGCGCGCGCTGCGCGAGGAGCGCACCTCCTACAACGTGATCGCCCAGACCAAGACCGGCCGCAAGAACAACGTGGTCATGGCCGGTTCGCACCTCGACAGCGTGGTGGCCGGTCCCGGCATCAACGACAACGGCTCGGGCAGCGCGGCGCTGCTGGAGACCGCGCTGCAGCTCGGCGGTTCGCCGAAGGTCAACAACGCGGTCCGCTTCGCCTGGTGGAGCGCCGAGGAGCTCGGCCTGGTCGGGTCGAAGAAGTACGTGCAGTCGCTGACCTTCGAGCAGCAGCTCGACATCGCGCTGTACCTGAACTTCGACATGATCGCCTCGCCGAACACCGGCTACTTCGTCTACGACGGCGACAACTCCGACAACGTCGGTGCCGGTGAGGGCCCCTACGGTTCGGCGCAGATCGAGGCGGCGTTCCACTCGTTCCTCAACACCACGGGCACCCCGACCGAGGGCACCGACTTCACCGGCCGCTCGGACTACGGCGAGTTCATCCTCAACGGCATCCCCGCTGGTGGCCTGTTCACCGGCGCCGAGCAGCTCAAGACCCAGGCCCAGGCCGACAAGTGGGGCGGCCTCGCCGGTGTCGCCTACGACAAGAACTACCACGGCAAGGGCGACAACCTCGGCAACATCGACCGCGTTGCCCTCGACCGCAACTCCGACGCCATCGCCTGGGTGACCGCGTCCTACGCGATCAGCACCGAGGACATCAACGGCGTTCCCCCGCGCGCCGCCCGCGCCGACGCCCGCGTCGCCGCCAAGTCGCGGATGCGCGCCCAGCTGGTGCACGAGGACGAGACCGCCGCCGCCCACGGCGCGGGCTGCATCCACGTGAACGAGCTCGCCATCTGATAGACCGCTTTCGAACGAGGCCCCACCGGATTCCCGGTGGGGCCTCGTTTCTTTTGTGATCTTCCGGCGAATTGATCGTCAGCACTCGGGGTGAGTGATCCATTACTGGGGCTGTTCGGTGTGTTTGCCATCTCTTTGACTAATGCTCGGCTTCGGCTACTTTGTTGCGGCACTTGTTTGCTTACCTGGGGATCCAACAATGATTTTTTCCGCGCGCCGTGCTGCGCGAAAGTCGCTGGCTGTGCTGGCGGCCCTCGCGTTCACCGCGACCACGTCCGCCACGGCCCACGCCGAGGAGCCCGCCGCGCCGGAGGCGCGGGTGAGCGAGCAATCACCCGCCGCCCCCGCCCTGGCTGAGCTGGCCCCGGAGCCCGCCGAGCCCGCACCCGCCGTTCCCGCCGTTCCCGCGCCCGCCGAACCGGAGCCCGCAGACCCGGTTCCTGCCGCTCCGGTGAGTGCGCCCGCGAGCCCGGAGCAGCCGGAGGCTGTGCCTGCGCAGCCCACCGTCGCCGCGCAACCAGAGGCGCCGCCCGCGCCCGCTGCCGCCAGCGCTCCGGTGCTGTCGATCTCGGCGACCCCTCCGGCCGCGCCGTTCCTGGTCGGCCAGCAGATCCCGGTCCAGGTGGTCATCACCAACACCGGTGACGCCGACGCAGTCGGGGTGCGGGCCAACGACTACACGCAGTCCGGTTCCGGTTTCTTGGTCAACTCCGACCAGTGGGGCGACCTGGCCTGGTCCAGTCCGCAGGGCGCCACCGTGCCCGCGGGCGACCAGTTGGTGGTCAACCTCAAAGGCCAGGTCCAGGCTTGGTACAACTCTGTGCCCAACGTCGTGTTCACCGTGAGCGCGACCAATGCCCCCGCCGCGGTCACCGCCATCACCATCCCCCTGGTGGACCCGAGCACCAGCACTGACACCGCCGCGGGCCTCGTCTACGGCGACCGCAACGGCAACGGGTCGCCGGACGCGGGTGAGGGGCTCCAGGGCGTCCAGGTCTCCATCTCCCTGGGTGCCCTGAGCCGGAAGACGACGACCGACGCGACCGGCCGGTTCCAGTTCGCCGCTCTGCCACTGGGTTCCTACAACCTGTCCTTCTGGGACGTGCCGGACGGTTGGGTGCTCCCGGGTGTGGTCAGTACCATTGTGGACGGTCAGGGATCCGGTGCGCACCTCCAGTTGCGGGGTGTTCGCCCGCTCAGCGATCAGCTGTCGGCGACCATGAAGTTCTTCAAGCCCGTCTACAACGTCGGCGACCGCGCCGAGTTCGTGGTGCGGCTGCGCAACCGGGGCACCACAGACCTCACCGGCGTCAAGGCCGAGTGCGACCGCAGCGGTGGCGAGGGGCCGGAGCTGCGCGCGGTCGACCTCGGCGACCTCGCGTCGGGCGTGACCGTGCCCGCGGGCGACGACTACATCGCTGTGCTCACCGGCGACGTCTCCGCTGAAGCAGGCGAATACGGTGCCGTCGTCCTCGACTGCGACTTCGGCATCGATCAGGACGACCTGACTGGTCGTCCAATGGCCTCTGTGGTCGCGCGGGTCCCCGCGCCGCCCGCCGACCTGAGCATCGTCCTCTACAACGACCGCAACGAGAACTGGAACGTCGATGCGGGCGAGCCGATCCCGGGCTTGAGCATCAGCCTGGTGGACGCGGTCACCAAGGAGGTCGCCGCCGTGCTCGCCACGGATGCGCGCGGTCAGGTCGTGTTCCGCGGCCTGCCCGCCGGTCCGTACCGGATCAAGGTGCTGGGCCCGTGGAAGCCCGTCTACGGCGACGGTGCCCTGGTGTACGCGGGCGCGTGTGCCAACTGCGCGACCGAAATGGCCTACCCGCTGCTGCCCACCTCCGGCACGCCGAGCCCCGACCCCCAGCCGACCACCCCGCAGCCAACGCCCCCCGCGGTCCCCGTCGAGACCACCACCGTCGTCGACCCCGCGCCGCAAGCCCGGCCAAGCACGGATCTGGCCGACACCGGTGCGAACGTGCTCTGGTTGACCGCACTCGGCGCCCTCGCGCTGCTGGTCGGTTTCGGCGCGACCTTCGCGACCCGCAGGCGATCCGCCTGATCTGATCGCGCACAACGGGCGGCCCTTGCAATCGCAGGGGTCGCCCGTTGTTGAGTTTTCGGGCCAAATTGCCGGGTGCTGGTCGCCGGTCGGCCTTTCGGTTACGGTGCGGAGGAATTGGCTCTTGGCTCTGGGGGATTGATCATGTTCGGTTCGGCACGCCGTGGACTTCTCATCGCCGTCGCGCTCACCGCCGCCCTGGCGGGCACAGCGCACGCGGAAGAACCGGCGGCACCGGTCGGGGCGCGGCTGGCGATCTCGGCCTCCGTCGCCGGTGGTCCGTACCTGGTCGGCGCCAAGATCCCGATCGAGCTGACCATCACCAACTCCGGTGACGCCGACGCGGTCGGGGTGCGCGCGGGTTCGTTCCCCGTGTCGGGCTCGACACTGCTGATCTCGGCGCAGGACTGGGGCCCGCTGTCCAATGGCCACTCCAGCGGCCCCGCGCCGACCGTGCCAGCGGGCGGCCACTACACCGCCACGATCAACGCCGTGGTCGGCTTGTTCACCGGCACCCCGGTCGCCCGGTTCTACACCGCTGTGACCGACGTGGACACCGCCACCACCGACCTGACTGTCCCCTTGATCGACCCGGCCACCGGCACCGACACCGTCGGCGGGCTCATCTACGGCGACGTCGACCGCGACGGCGTGCCGGACCCGGGGGAGGGGATCGAAGGCGTCGAGCTCGTGCTGCACGCGATCTCCGGGATCAAGCTGGCGAAGACCGATGCTTCGGGTCGGTTCCGGTTCGACGACCTGTCGTTGCAGGTCTACTCGCTGCGCCTGGAGGACGTGCCCGGCGGCTGGTTCTTCCACCCGACGTTCATCGACGCCGTCGCGGACGGCACCGGGCGGGCCGCCGACCTCAAGGTGCGCGGTGTCCGGCCGTTCTCCGAGCAGCTGTCGGCGACCATGAAGTTCACCAAGTACGTCTACGACGTCGGCGACCCCGCCGAGGTCGCGCTGGCGATGACCAACAACGGCACCACCGACCTCACCGGCGTCAAGGCGTTCTGCCTGCACCGGCCGGACAACGAGGACCCGGGCGCCGGTCTGGACCACGTCGACCTGGGTGCCCTGTCCGCCGGGGTCGACGTGCCCGTCGGCCAGACCCGGACGTTCACCATCACCGGCACCGTCCCGCCCGGCACGCTCGACGGCGGCTTCGTCTCCCACGTCTGCTACCTCGGTCTCGCCGACGACCCGACCGCGGGCAACCCCGTCGTCACCGCCGACGCCAGGGTCCCCGCCACCCCCGACGACCTCAGCGTCGTCCTCTACCACGACGAAGACCTGACCCCGTTGCCCAGCGAGAAGCTCGCAGGCGTCACGATCGGCGTCGTGGACGTGGCCAGCGGCGAGCTCGTCGCCAAGGGCCGCTCGGACGCCGACGGCCGGGTCACCTTCGAGGACCTGCCCGCCGCCCCGTACCAGTTCCGCGTCTACGGCCCGTGGAAGTTCGTCCGCGAGGGCGGCACGTTCTACCCGGGCCCCTGCCGCTACTGCCCCAGCGGCGAGTACCAGCTCTCGCTGGTGCCCGGTCCCGAGGTGCACGAGGAGCAGGTCGAGGTGGTTCCGCCGCCGACCACCACCCCGGTCGTCCCCACCGCGGACCCCGCGCCCCAGCCCCGACCCGGGCCCGGTCTGGCCGACACCGGCGCCGACGTCCTCGGGCTGACCGCCCTCGGCGCGCTGGCCCTGCTGCTCGGTTCCGCCACCACCTTGGCCGCCCGCCGCACACGAGTCGCGTAATTCCAACAAATCGCCCAAGTGGTACCGGAAGTGACATTCTTTCGGCGCCTTCGATAAATGGGAATCACTCGACAATGTCGTGATTGAGGCATGTTCCTGCTGGTCGAAGGCCATATAGGCGACGCCTATGAATTATTGACATGTACCGCGCTGGAAACGGGATTGTCATGGTGATCCTTGTCATCGTCCCGCTGACAAGGAGTTTCAGATGTCGGTCAAATCCCTGTTCATCAGCGCGGTCGGCGTGGCCGTGCTCGCCATGCCGGTCGTCGCCAGCGCCGCCTCCGCCGAGGCGCCCGCCGCTGCCTCCGCCGCCGCCAAGACCGTGTGCGTCAACACCTCCGGCGCGCCCCAGTTCCGGCAGTACATCATCGCGGGCCTCGGCAAGTGGAACGAGGCCGTCCGCAACGTCCAGCTCAAGGAGTGCGCGAACGCCACCCTGCGCTACGTCGAGGGCAGCTACGGCCAGCAGGGTTCGCACGCGGTGACCAACGGCCACGGCCAGGGCACCATCTACATCGACTACCAGCAGATGTCGAAGTACGACAAGGTCCGCATCACCGCGCACGAGACCGGCCACGCCCTCGGCCTCAAGGACCACTACCAGGGCCCCTGCTCCGAACTAATGTCCGGCGGCGGCGCGGGCACCTCCTGCCACAACGCCAGCCCCAACTCCCAGGAGCGCCAGTCCGTCGAGCGCATGTGGGCCAACGGCTTCACCGCCCCCGAGGTCTGGTCGATCCAGCAGTAGCCCCACCACGACCAGGGCCCGGGTAGCGGCAGCTACCCGGGCCCTTCAAGGCGTCCTCACACCTTCACGACCGTCACCAGGTGACCGCACAGCATCTCGATGTCTTCGGGGTCGGAGGTGAGGACCGTTGTCGGTCCGCGAGCCGCCAGCGCGGTGGCGGCCAGCATCGCGTCGATCGCGTACTTGTGGCCGTGATATCCGACGCGCTCGAGCAGAACGCTCGCTTGTTTGGCTATTTCGGCCGTGACCGGCTCAACGGACAAGCGGGAGATCACCCAGTCGAACGCTGCCCGGTTGATCCGGGGGTGGACCACCTCGACCAGGGTCGCGGCGCTGGTGATCACCCGTTCATCGGCAGCGCGTGCCGCGGCCAGCCAGGATGTCAGCTCCCGATCGCGGAGGACCACCTTGGCAAGTCCTTCGCTGTCCAACACCAGCGTCACGCGGCACCGGCGCCGTGCTGCCCGTCGCGCAGCCGGGCGAGTTGCTGACGCTTGGCTTCGATC
It includes:
- a CDS encoding M28 family metallopeptidase, giving the protein MPKSQTLRVGAAILAATGALAFTTIPSSAAPVAAAEIPDGPALAKNLVKKVTGAGVNRHLIALQRIADKNGGTRAAGTPGHAQSAEYVESQLLAAGFDVSRHSFPFTFVQTLAEKLSVAGRSVPISIMTYSLSTPVGGITAPLAVVPVDATPGCEAADYATLNVTGKIALVQRGACSFADKQRLAAEAGAVAAIVYNNVDGALAGTLSDPANAKIPTGGLSKADGEALAAASNGAATTVELRALREERTSYNVIAQTKTGRKNNVVMAGSHLDSVVAGPGINDNGSGSAALLETALQLGGSPKVNNAVRFAWWSAEELGLVGSKKYVQSLTFEQQLDIALYLNFDMIASPNTGYFVYDGDNSDNVGAGEGPYGSAQIEAAFHSFLNTTGTPTEGTDFTGRSDYGEFILNGIPAGGLFTGAEQLKTQAQADKWGGLAGVAYDKNYHGKGDNLGNIDRVALDRNSDAIAWVTASYAISTEDINGVPPRAARADARVAAKSRMRAQLVHEDETAAAHGAGCIHVNELAI
- a CDS encoding SdrD B-like domain-containing protein — protein: MFGSARRGLLIAVALTAALAGTAHAEEPAAPVGARLAISASVAGGPYLVGAKIPIELTITNSGDADAVGVRAGSFPVSGSTLLISAQDWGPLSNGHSSGPAPTVPAGGHYTATINAVVGLFTGTPVARFYTAVTDVDTATTDLTVPLIDPATGTDTVGGLIYGDVDRDGVPDPGEGIEGVELVLHAISGIKLAKTDASGRFRFDDLSLQVYSLRLEDVPGGWFFHPTFIDAVADGTGRAADLKVRGVRPFSEQLSATMKFTKYVYDVGDPAEVALAMTNNGTTDLTGVKAFCLHRPDNEDPGAGLDHVDLGALSAGVDVPVGQTRTFTITGTVPPGTLDGGFVSHVCYLGLADDPTAGNPVVTADARVPATPDDLSVVLYHDEDLTPLPSEKLAGVTIGVVDVASGELVAKGRSDADGRVTFEDLPAAPYQFRVYGPWKFVREGGTFYPGPCRYCPSGEYQLSLVPGPEVHEEQVEVVPPPTTTPVVPTADPAPQPRPGPGLADTGADVLGLTALGALALLLGSATTLAARRTRVA
- a CDS encoding acylneuraminate cytidylyltransferase family protein translates to MTDVVAVVTARGGSEGFPGKNLALFRGRPLVAHAVATAFETPGVDRVVVTTDDPAIAQACAGAEIVQRPPALSTPDSRSVDAVLHAADDLGLTAAVIVLLQPTSPLRTADDIGECLRLHGDRATGSVVQMSPEGGHHPWKACVVEDGRLRPARDWADLEAPRQTLPRALRPTGGVYVVGLHDLRAHRRFFVPEVVAQVVPAARAVDIDSPADLARAQR
- a CDS encoding cysteine desulfurase-like protein, with protein sequence MAFDVARVRGLFPALGDGWVHLDAPAGMQVPEQVATAVSTALRAPVSGPGGVFPASQRAEAIVDAARRAVADLVNCDPSGVVLGPNTAVLLARLAEALGDGWLIGDEVVLSRLDHQANTAPWLRVAQRAGATVRWAEIDIETCELPAWQYENLVSHRTKVVAVTSASGAVGTRPDLGKITECARAQDAVVVVDASASAPFVPIDIQALGVDVVAVSASAWGGPAVAALAFADPAMLDRLPASSLDPRAAGPERLELGQHAYPLLAGLVASVDYLAELDDAASGTRRERLATSLSSAKSYQAGLLSRLIGDLRGLRHVMVIGDAMRRIPALAFTVTDVKAQDAVVHLAERGICAFADDTPSGVFATLGVGEVGGAVRVGLAHYTNAVEVDQLVEALAELRG
- a CDS encoding SdrD B-like domain-containing protein, with translation MIFSARRAARKSLAVLAALAFTATTSATAHAEEPAAPEARVSEQSPAAPALAELAPEPAEPAPAVPAVPAPAEPEPADPVPAAPVSAPASPEQPEAVPAQPTVAAQPEAPPAPAAASAPVLSISATPPAAPFLVGQQIPVQVVITNTGDADAVGVRANDYTQSGSGFLVNSDQWGDLAWSSPQGATVPAGDQLVVNLKGQVQAWYNSVPNVVFTVSATNAPAAVTAITIPLVDPSTSTDTAAGLVYGDRNGNGSPDAGEGLQGVQVSISLGALSRKTTTDATGRFQFAALPLGSYNLSFWDVPDGWVLPGVVSTIVDGQGSGAHLQLRGVRPLSDQLSATMKFFKPVYNVGDRAEFVVRLRNRGTTDLTGVKAECDRSGGEGPELRAVDLGDLASGVTVPAGDDYIAVLTGDVSAEAGEYGAVVLDCDFGIDQDDLTGRPMASVVARVPAPPADLSIVLYNDRNENWNVDAGEPIPGLSISLVDAVTKEVAAVLATDARGQVVFRGLPAGPYRIKVLGPWKPVYGDGALVYAGACANCATEMAYPLLPTSGTPSPDPQPTTPQPTPPAVPVETTTVVDPAPQARPSTDLADTGANVLWLTALGALALLVGFGATFATRRRSA
- a CDS encoding PIN domain-containing protein, producing the protein MTLVLDSEGLAKVVLRDRELTSWLAAARAADERVITSAATLVEVVHPRINRAAFDWVISRLSVEPVTAEIAKQASVLLERVGYHGHKYAIDAMLAATALAARGPTTVLTSDPEDIEMLCGHLVTVVKV
- a CDS encoding snapalysin family zinc-dependent metalloprotease, with amino-acid sequence MSVKSLFISAVGVAVLAMPVVASAASAEAPAAASAAAKTVCVNTSGAPQFRQYIIAGLGKWNEAVRNVQLKECANATLRYVEGSYGQQGSHAVTNGHGQGTIYIDYQQMSKYDKVRITAHETGHALGLKDHYQGPCSELMSGGGAGTSCHNASPNSQERQSVERMWANGFTAPEVWSIQQ
- a CDS encoding bacterial proteasome activator family protein, with protein sequence MTQPSPGSDEAHHVVVVGPDGSPLGSAKIPDNPDAESVGDLVEQPAKVMRIGTMIKQLLEEVRAAPLDEASRNRLREIHKRSIAELEDGLAPELREELERLSLPFAEENTPSDAELRIAQAQLVGWLEGLFHGIQTALFAQQMAARVQLEQMRRGLPPGTKVDEGSALRPGGTGQYL
- a CDS encoding M28 family metallopeptidase: MSSPRTSVRAGALLLAACAGLAFSAVPASAQQLPDGPALAKNLAKKVTASGINRHLIALQRIADKNGGNRAAGTKGYDQSLDYVAGLLRGAGFEVSTPEFTYPVQITDAAFANVGGTKVDAFPMQLSPLTPVGGVSGALVTIPQDATPGCEAADFAGIDVTGKVALVRRGGCTFNQKQANAAAAGAVAILVANNVDGPLQGVTVGEGAKIPTGGISKADGDTLFGKGGAATTVDMRFHTEEKPSRNLIAETKTGRKNNVVMVGSHLDGVDEGPGINDNGSGSAALLETALQLGASPKVSNAVRFAWWGAEELGLVGSTKYVQSLSFEQQLDIALYLNFDMIASPNAGYFVYDGDNSDAVGAGEGPYGSAQIEAALAGFLNETGTPTEGTDFDGRSDYGEFIANGIPAGGIFTGAEGLKTAAQAEKWGGTAGVAFDKCYHSKCDNLGNLDRVALDRNADAIAWVTASYAISTEDINGVPPKNNVQKAAKAAARKALISGQAKKGKAAKVSHAAVR
- a CDS encoding NAD(P)H-quinone oxidoreductase; translation: MHAITISEPGGPEVLRWTSAPDPRPGPGEVLLRVAASAVNRADLLQRKGLYSPPAGTTDIPGLECSGVVAELGEGVTEWHVGDQVCALLVGGGYAEQVVVPAGQLLPVPSGVDLVDAAGLPEVACTVWSNVVQTGRLVAGETLLVHGGAGGIGTHAIQVGKALGATVAVTAGSAERLNRCAELGADTTLNYRESEFEREVGADVILDNMGAKYLRRNVAALNRGGRLVVIGMQGGTTAELDVSALLRKNATIAATSLRSRPVAEKAAIVAEVVANVWPMLGDGRVRAVTHTVLPITEAARAHEMLDEGGVFGKVVLANP